Proteins from one Aquila chrysaetos chrysaetos chromosome 5, bAquChr1.4, whole genome shotgun sequence genomic window:
- the C5H15orf39 gene encoding LOW QUALITY PROTEIN: uncharacterized protein C15orf39 homolog (The sequence of the model RefSeq protein was modified relative to this genomic sequence to represent the inferred CDS: deleted 1 base in 1 codon) has translation MASKRHLESLDPTIFNKLPRLETEPAAAGFPAGLCKSSPVPNPGSENHFNYKGSYFACPLQSPDGPEQPLARWSPATAYLHYGTGAGSQPVPAEGPLVSCLLYRPDGPGTGLQPPGAEKAEDGPTQEPLMVREKWSSPPPAPGHPFPVKKPVAVNKAAPLAVPKPVYRAPACFMDPRMALPLGPRAESLQQRPGDADWALPAAAPASHPLHPGEPRGSTGLRKRGPRSNPGLPPPHPSLALPAKEKVGSPVAFSPYYAAFEKYGAPPGNPFLEASCPTAHGQRKVPEAASLSPDPWAKLQPPTAGPVYRERPPVCYPHTHYPLPLQKAALLYHPPAPTVEAQPSALPGAYKGFGFAGSGEPFPGSYFKPQAPRGYFPSPLDTYVPRAAGTGAAASPPAKSAVLPRDAEPPRRAGYVPGPGFAFGPGDVALFGTSFAGAEPGCEWHRVESPQRRAAARHDGAFQPICAPEKVPGGSGGLAEMFFKGEGGWVKPSQGEQEPPYPGRRRASPAPQETPRGGPPAPVIAGKGDACKVKDAAKELVLLSPPASPPQGLKDPRDGEVSPSSPPMPVINNVFSLAPYRDYLEGTEGSAPVPFCREHLRGDTPPQNMGGSREPSALGDVLVMSSLLPAGSVAGWGPKTGSGAVQSPGESCYRRVPEEPKLVLRDPGSREGSPDGVGGGQPAPEDVVLDLSLKRRKSGETRGPVSRAEGTPDEEEVEEEKEGPGGELGVEEGAKPQVLPLLLEVASGDKSNFQSSATFMFKKYKILRSLLPGAVPPRQAGSPCAPQPSPPPPAPPSSIPSPPPRTPPASPPASSPPAPQPAPQPSTSALQEARPDPQQPPLPEAPRAAGEENVSLSGQLEALDPQTSADQYFTTLHTWLCDVISCSVSKSSPELLQEWLKKAELVEELGEMPKSPSKPKNGSRIPEPHKLTKGKEIWLAFQDVAALLANLLSQLQTFMFARKCPFPHVVRAGAVFIPIHVVKKKLFPKLSGASVDQVLQEHKVELRPTTLSEEKHLRDLELKSCTSRMLKLLALKQLPDIYPDLLNLHWHNSIRQHLGSPGVEALKADGKAIATDSTKKKDARSNVPRATAEPPAREDGKRKVPLVPRAGSSPGSDTAAETKEAVTSRPAGRCSALTGGAAAPEDGDRSCQDAGARRPSVPQGPSEDDARGGKQ, from the exons CCCGGCGACCGCCTACCTGCACTATGGCACCGGTGCCGGCAGCCAGCCCGTGCCGGCGGAGGGGCCGCTGGTGAGCTGCCTGCTCTACCGACCCGACGGCCCGGGGACCGGGCTGCAGCCCCCGGGCGCCGAAAAGGCCGAGGACGGTCCGACGCAGGAGCCGCTGATGGTGAGGGAGAAGTGGTCCAgcccgccgccggctccgggACATCCCTTCCCGGTGAAGAAGCCGGTGGCGGTGAACAAGGCGGCCCCCCTGGCTGTCCCCAAGCCGGTGTACAGAGCCCCCGCGTGCTTTATGGACCCCAGGATGGCTCTGCCGCTGGGACCCCGGGCGGAGAGCCTGCAGCAGAGACCGGGGGATGCAGACTGGGctctgcccgccgccgcccccgccaGCCACCCTCTCCACCCCGGAGAGCCCCGCGGCAGCACCGGGCTGCGCAAGAGGGGTCCCCGCTCCAACCccggcctcccgccgccgcaCCCCAGCCTGGCGCTGCCCGCCAAGGAGAAGGTGGGCTCCCCCGTCGCCTTCTCCCCCTACTACGCCGCCTTTGAGAAATAC GGGGCCCCCCCCGGCAACCCCTTCCTGGAAGCCAGCTGCCCCACCGCCCACGGCCAGAGGAAGGTGCCCGAGGCCGCCAGCCTCAGCCCGGACCCCTGGGCCAAGCTCCAGCCACCCACCGCCGGCCCGGTGTACCGGGAGAGACCGCCGGTGTGCTACCCGCACACCCACTACCCGCTGCCCCTCCAAAAAGCTGCCCTCCTCTACCACCCCCCGGCTCCCACCGTGGAGGCACAGCCCAGCGCCCTGCCCGGCGCCTACAAAGGTTTCGGCTTTGCGGGAAGCGGGGAGCCCTTTCCCGGCTCTTACTTTAAGCCCCAAGCCCCAAGGGGCTATTTTCCCAGCCCCTTGGACACCTACGTGCCGAGGGCGGCCGGCACCGGCGCGGCGGCATCGCCGCCCGCCAAGTCGGCGGTGCTGCCGAGGGACGCCGAGCCGCCGCGGCGAGCCGGCTACGTGCCGGGCCCCGGCTTTGCCTTCGGCCCCGGCGACGTGGCCTTATTCGGTACCTCCTTTGCCGGCGCGGAGCCGGGTTGCGAGTGGCACCGGGTGGAAAGTCCCCAGCGGCGAGCGGCAGCGAGGCACGACGGTGCTTTCCAACCCATCTGCGCCCCGGAGAAGGTGCCCGGGGGGTCCGGGGGGCTCGCGGAGAtgtttttcaaaggagaagGGGGCTGGGTGAAACCCAGCCAGGGGGAGCAGGAGCCCCCTTacccggggaggaggagggccaGCCCGGCCCCCCAGGAGACCCCCCGTGGGGGACCGCCGGCTCCCGTCATCGCAGGCAAGGGAGATGCCTGCAAGGTCAAGGACGCAGCCAAAGAGCTTGTCCTCCTTTCtccgcccgcctcccccccgCAGGGACTGAAAGACCCGAGGGACGGCGAggtttctccttcctccccacccatGCCAGTGATCAACAACGTCTTCAGCCTGGCACCTTACCGAGACTACCTGGAGGGGACCGAGGGCTCGGCCCCGGTCCCCTTCTGCAGGGAGCATCTGCGGGGGgacaccccaccccaaaacatgGGGGGCAGCCGGGAGCCCTCTGCCCTCGGAGACGTCTTGGTGATGTCCAGCCTGCTGCCCGCGGGGTCGGTGGCCGGCTGGGGGCCGAAGACGGGCAGCGGTGCGGTCCAGAGCCCAGGGGAAAGCTGTTACAGAAGGGTCCCCGAAGAGCCGAAGCTTGTGCTCCGAGATCCGGGGTCTCGGGAGGGCAGCCCTGATGGGGTGGGCGGCGGGCAGCCGGCCCCCGAGGACGTGGTGCTGGACCTCAGcttgaagagaaggaaaagcgGGGAGACCCGGGGACCCGTCAGCCGTGCGGAGGGGACGCCGGacgaggaggaggtggaggaggagaaagagggtcctgggggggagctgggggtggaAGAGGGGGCCAAGCCCCAGGTGCTGCCCTTGCTGCTCGAGGTGGCCTCTGGGGACAAGAGCAACTTCCAGAGCTCGGCCACCTTCATGTTCAAAAAATACAAGATCCTgcgctccctcctgcccggcgCCGTGCCCCCCCGGCAAGCCGGCAGCCCCTGCGCCCCCCAGCcgagcccgccgccgccggccccccccagcagcatccccagcccacCTCCGCGgaccccccccgcctccccgccggccagcagccccccggccccgcagcccgctccccagcccagcacctccGCTCTGCAGGAGGCTCGCCCGGACCCGCAGCAGCCCCCGCTGCCCGAAGCCCCCCGAGCCGCGGGAGAGGAGAACGTCTCGCTTTCCGGGCAGCTGGAGGCCCTGGACCCGCAGACCTCCGCCGATCAGTATTTCACCACCCTGCACACGTGGCTCTGCGACGTTATCTCGTGCTCGGTGTCCAAGTCCTCCCCAGAGCTCCTGCAGGAGTGGTTGAAGAAGGCAGAGCTGGTGGAGGAGCTGGGCGAGATGCCCAAATCGCCCTCCAAACCCAAGAACGGCTCCAGGATCCCCGAACCTCACAAGCTCACCAAAGGCAAGGAGATCTGGCTGGCTTTCCAGGACGTGGCCGCTCTCCTCGCCAACCTGCTCTCTCAGCTGCAGACCTTCATGTTCGCTCGCAAGTGTCCTTTCCCCCACGTAGTCCGGGCAGGGGCCGTCTTCATCCCCATCCACGTGGTGAAGAAGAAGCTCTTCCCCAAGCTCTCCGGGGCCTCCGTTGACCAAGTCCTGCAGGAGCACAAGGTGGAGCTGCGCCCCACCACGCTCTCGGAGGAGAAGCACTTGCGGGACCTGGAGCTGAAGAGCTGCACCTCCCGCATGCTGAAGCTCCTCGCGCTCAAGCAGCTCCCCGACATCTACCCGGACCTGCTGAACCTCCACTGGCACAACTCCATCAGGCAGCACCTCG GTAGCCCTGGCGTGGAGGCGCTGAAAGCTGATGGCAAAGCAATAGCCACGGATAGCACGAAGAAAAAGGACGCACGAAGCAACGTGCCAAGGGCGACAGCCGAACCGCCCGCCCGTGAGGACGGGAAAAGGAAGGTCCCCCTCGTCCCCAGAGCAGGGTCCTCTCCCGGCAGCGACACGGCCGCCGAGACGAAGGAGGCCGTCACCAGCAGACCTGCAGGGAGATGCTCGGCTCTCACCGGCGGGGCGGCTGCGCCCGAGGATGGGGACAGATCCTGCCAGGATGCTGGTGCCCGGAGGCCATCGGTACCGCAGGGACCCTCCGAGGACGATGCTCGGGGTGGAAAACAGTGA
- the LOC115341766 gene encoding flocculation protein FLO11-like isoform X2, giving the protein MRSRDGQKKAERPSPGLPDLGTGEDRAAVPHPVSLPGPPSALPTERTSSSTETHTGAVWVTSAVTPEVLWDTRPAGTFPHGEAALLVDTVSAEVPENGSGLLATVLASLPSAALAQDVNHPQMPAPFLPTAESGGPAVTSGKPSDRSSPPARQTLLTSTEAHPSPAQTRPPSAGGPPVTGLSSVASDTDPDPGATKASYEDGAVMVASPSPRAAGVTHGFSLGSRTQRPSLHLDPSLVAASEDGPTARQCQPMRVAEMTVLPGPVAAAEEAGHSEPRTALVGATAAPAGPPAPTHASPGSVPLPSSENPAPGLCSEAVHHTGTATSPSPSYLLASTGAARAAGSLPSSRTPVAPSGATLDVQSVSGHSVASQHLPAAARETFTPAELMTMGKPGSPGAKPPASHRPGLPSPAQPLPPHVLPLRFRLLGIAYAEALSSRASESYRELEEEVRLMLNQMLSTYETFLQANVLEFMNGSVVVRGEALFRGDAPAPTNSHLIRTVVTEASKGRSIFSWQLEPQSVQSSGFNLENLEPEKLSISLTALQLGSSRTNSLERLISKVTWSLDALYRVRNFTVAQLRNLSGDLEIAGDLYLDTVIHADVAEVLQALTALATCSVDLTSLSVEGARLHLQVYPVSFLIANRRFSEDLLDPLAIEHRELTRDLEDVVARAVRDHRSFLQVVIRGFLGHSAATPAPTRLS; this is encoded by the exons ATGAGGAGCCGTGATGGGCAGAAGAAAGCGGAGAGACCAAGCCCTGGCCTGCCTGACCTTGGTACGGGTGAGGACCGCGCTGCTGTTCCTCACCCGGTGTCCCTTCCAGGGCCGCCCTCGGCTCTGCCAACAGAAAGGACATCCAGCTCGACCGAAACGCATACTGGTGCCGTGTGGGTAACCTCTGCTGTGACGCCCGAGGTGCTCTGGGACACACGGCCTGCTGGCACCTTCCCGCACGGCGAAGCTGCTCTGCTGGTGGACACCGTCTCGGCCGAGGTCCCAGAAAATGGGTCTGGACTTCTGGCCACTGTCTTGGCATCGCTTCCCAGTGCTGCATTGGCTCAAGATGTCAACCACCCACAAATGCCGGCTCCCTTCCTTCCTACAGCGGAGTCTGGGGGACCTGCTGTCACCTCAGGGAAACCGAGTGATCGGTCTTCCCCCCCTGCAAGGCAGACTCTGCTGACATCCACTGAAGCCCACCCTTCCCCTGCTCAGACCAGGCCCCCCAGCGCTGGAGGTCCCCCTGTGACGGGGCTGAGCTCGGTAGCCTCTGATACCGACCCGGACCCTGGAGCGACCAAAGCCTCCTATGAGGATGGAGCTGTTATGGTGGCTTCCCCTTCTCCAAGAGCTGCAGGTGTGACACACGGCTTCTCCCTGGGGTCACGTACCCAGAGGCCATCTCTGCATCTGGATCCCTCTCTCGTGGCAGCATCTGAGGATGGACCCACTGCACGCCAATGCCAGCCCATGAGGGTGGCAGAGATGACCGTGCTGCCTGGACCGGTGGCTGCGGCAGAAGAAGCCGGGCACAGTGAACCCCGGACAGCATTGGTAGGAgccactgctgctccagcaggacCTCCAGCGCCCACCCATGCCAGCCCAGGCTCTGTGCCTCTTCCCAGCTCCGAGAACCCTGCTCCAGGGCTTTGCTCTGAGGCTGTGCACCACACCGGCACCGCCACCTCGCCATCTCCATCCTACCTGCTGGCTTCCACCGGAGCTGCGCGTGCAGCCGgctccctgcccagctctcGCACCCCGGTCGCACCATCAGGAGCGACCCTTGATGTTCAGTCTGTGTCCGGTCACTCTGTCGCctcccagcatctccctgcagctgccagaGAGACCTTCACCCCAGCTGAGCTGATGACGATGGGCAAACCTGGGTCCCCAGGGGCGAAGCCCCCTGCATCCCACCGCCCCGGGCTCCCCTCTCCTGCACAGCCTCTGCCTCCGCACGTGCTGCCTTTGCGGTTCCGTCTCTTGGGCATCGCTTACGCCGAGGCTCTGAGCAGCAGGGCTTCGGAGAGCTacagggagctggaggaagaagtgAGGCTGATG CTAAACCAAATGCTGTCCACCTATGAGACCTTCCTGCAGGCAAATGTCCTTGAGTTTAT GAACGGCTCGGTGGTTGTGCGAGGGGAAGCTCTGTTCAGGGGGGACGCTCCTGCTCCCACTAACTCCCACCTCATCCGGACGGTCGTCACGGAGGCGAGCAAGGGAAGGAGCATCTTCAGCTGGCAACTGGAGCCACAATCTGTCCAGTCCAGTG GCTTCAACCTGGAGAACCTGGAGCCGGAGAAGCTGTCCATCTCTCTCACTGCCCTCCAGCTTGGGAGCAGCAGGACAAACTCCCTGGAGAGGCTGATCAGCAAG GTGACTTGGTCTCTCGATGCCCTCTACCGTGTGAGGAACTTCACTGTTGCCCAGCTCAG AAACCTCAGTGGGGACCTGGAGATCGCTGGAGACCTCTACCTTGACACAGTCATCCATGCCGACGTTGCAGAGGTTCTGCAGGCCTTGACAGCTCTGGCAACCTGCTCCGTGGACCTGACCTCCCTCTCGGTGGAGG GAGCCAGGCTTCACCTACAGGTTTACCCGGTCTCCTTCCTCATCGCCAACAGACGCTTCAGTGAGGACCTTCTGGATCCACTTGCTATAGAGCACCGGGAGCTCACCAGAGACCTTGAGGACGTG GTGGCGAGAGCCGTGAGGGACCACAGGAGCTTCCTGCAAGTGGTGATAAGAGGATTCCT AGGACACTCTGCAGCCACCCCTGCCCCAACCAGGCTTTCCTGA
- the LOC115341766 gene encoding uncharacterized protein LOC115341766 isoform X1 translates to MRSRDGQKKAERPSPGLPDLGTGEDRAAVPHPVSLPGPPSALPTERTSSSTETHTGAVWVTSAVTPEVLWDTRPAGTFPHGEAALLVDTVSAEVPENGSGLLATVLASLPSAALAQDVNHPQMPAPFLPTAESGGPAVTSGKPSDRSSPPARQTLLTSTEAHPSPAQTRPPSAGGPPVTGLSSVASDTDPDPGATKASYEDGAVMVASPSPRAAGVTHGFSLGSRTQRPSLHLDPSLVAASEDGPTARQCQPMRVAEMTVLPGPVAAAEEAGHSEPRTALVGATAAPAGPPAPTHASPGSVPLPSSENPAPGLCSEAVHHTGTATSPSPSYLLASTGAARAAGSLPSSRTPVAPSGATLDVQSVSGHSVASQHLPAAARETFTPAELMTMGKPGSPGAKPPASHRPGLPSPAQPLPPHVLPLRFRLLGIAYAEALSSRASESYRELEEEVRLMLNQMLSTYETFLQANVLEFMNGSVVVRGEALFRGDAPAPTNSHLIRTVVTEASKGRSIFSWQLEPQSVQSSGFNLENLEPEKLSISLTALQLGSSRTNSLERLISKVTWSLDALYRVRNFTVAQLRNLSGDLEIAGDLYLDTVIHADVAEVLQALTALATCSVDLTSLSVEGARLHLQVYPVSFLIANRRFSEDLLDPLAIEHRELTRDLEDVVARAVRDHRSFLQVVIRGFLPGSLICHGDVVFQHPAPTSLEVLEALALSVGPNKTLAGSDFQVDPYSLAVGEDTLQPPLPQPGFPEYGVAIVIVCGLCIITALIVLLVCLRTRMFSWWDVAVLWDRSYSEARTQTLEMDNRGIWSPSEQGPEDPQTSLQNSAA, encoded by the exons ATGAGGAGCCGTGATGGGCAGAAGAAAGCGGAGAGACCAAGCCCTGGCCTGCCTGACCTTGGTACGGGTGAGGACCGCGCTGCTGTTCCTCACCCGGTGTCCCTTCCAGGGCCGCCCTCGGCTCTGCCAACAGAAAGGACATCCAGCTCGACCGAAACGCATACTGGTGCCGTGTGGGTAACCTCTGCTGTGACGCCCGAGGTGCTCTGGGACACACGGCCTGCTGGCACCTTCCCGCACGGCGAAGCTGCTCTGCTGGTGGACACCGTCTCGGCCGAGGTCCCAGAAAATGGGTCTGGACTTCTGGCCACTGTCTTGGCATCGCTTCCCAGTGCTGCATTGGCTCAAGATGTCAACCACCCACAAATGCCGGCTCCCTTCCTTCCTACAGCGGAGTCTGGGGGACCTGCTGTCACCTCAGGGAAACCGAGTGATCGGTCTTCCCCCCCTGCAAGGCAGACTCTGCTGACATCCACTGAAGCCCACCCTTCCCCTGCTCAGACCAGGCCCCCCAGCGCTGGAGGTCCCCCTGTGACGGGGCTGAGCTCGGTAGCCTCTGATACCGACCCGGACCCTGGAGCGACCAAAGCCTCCTATGAGGATGGAGCTGTTATGGTGGCTTCCCCTTCTCCAAGAGCTGCAGGTGTGACACACGGCTTCTCCCTGGGGTCACGTACCCAGAGGCCATCTCTGCATCTGGATCCCTCTCTCGTGGCAGCATCTGAGGATGGACCCACTGCACGCCAATGCCAGCCCATGAGGGTGGCAGAGATGACCGTGCTGCCTGGACCGGTGGCTGCGGCAGAAGAAGCCGGGCACAGTGAACCCCGGACAGCATTGGTAGGAgccactgctgctccagcaggacCTCCAGCGCCCACCCATGCCAGCCCAGGCTCTGTGCCTCTTCCCAGCTCCGAGAACCCTGCTCCAGGGCTTTGCTCTGAGGCTGTGCACCACACCGGCACCGCCACCTCGCCATCTCCATCCTACCTGCTGGCTTCCACCGGAGCTGCGCGTGCAGCCGgctccctgcccagctctcGCACCCCGGTCGCACCATCAGGAGCGACCCTTGATGTTCAGTCTGTGTCCGGTCACTCTGTCGCctcccagcatctccctgcagctgccagaGAGACCTTCACCCCAGCTGAGCTGATGACGATGGGCAAACCTGGGTCCCCAGGGGCGAAGCCCCCTGCATCCCACCGCCCCGGGCTCCCCTCTCCTGCACAGCCTCTGCCTCCGCACGTGCTGCCTTTGCGGTTCCGTCTCTTGGGCATCGCTTACGCCGAGGCTCTGAGCAGCAGGGCTTCGGAGAGCTacagggagctggaggaagaagtgAGGCTGATG CTAAACCAAATGCTGTCCACCTATGAGACCTTCCTGCAGGCAAATGTCCTTGAGTTTAT GAACGGCTCGGTGGTTGTGCGAGGGGAAGCTCTGTTCAGGGGGGACGCTCCTGCTCCCACTAACTCCCACCTCATCCGGACGGTCGTCACGGAGGCGAGCAAGGGAAGGAGCATCTTCAGCTGGCAACTGGAGCCACAATCTGTCCAGTCCAGTG GCTTCAACCTGGAGAACCTGGAGCCGGAGAAGCTGTCCATCTCTCTCACTGCCCTCCAGCTTGGGAGCAGCAGGACAAACTCCCTGGAGAGGCTGATCAGCAAG GTGACTTGGTCTCTCGATGCCCTCTACCGTGTGAGGAACTTCACTGTTGCCCAGCTCAG AAACCTCAGTGGGGACCTGGAGATCGCTGGAGACCTCTACCTTGACACAGTCATCCATGCCGACGTTGCAGAGGTTCTGCAGGCCTTGACAGCTCTGGCAACCTGCTCCGTGGACCTGACCTCCCTCTCGGTGGAGG GAGCCAGGCTTCACCTACAGGTTTACCCGGTCTCCTTCCTCATCGCCAACAGACGCTTCAGTGAGGACCTTCTGGATCCACTTGCTATAGAGCACCGGGAGCTCACCAGAGACCTTGAGGACGTG GTGGCGAGAGCCGTGAGGGACCACAGGAGCTTCCTGCAAGTGGTGATAAGAGGATTCCT GCCTGGCTCCTTGATCTGCCATGGGGACGTGGTCTTCCAGCACCCTGCTCCAACCAGCCTGGAAGTTTTGGAGGCACTCGCTCTCTCAGTTGGGCCAAACAAGACTTTGGCTGGTTCAGACTTCCAGGTGGACCCATACTCTCTTGCTGTGGGCG AGGACACTCTGCAGCCACCCCTGCCCCAACCAGGCTTTCCTGAGTATGGCGTGGCCATTGTCATCGTGTGCGGCCTCTGCATCATTACTGCTCTGATCGTCTTGCTGGTG TGTCTGAGGACCAGGATGTTCAGCTGGTGGGATGTGGCAGTCCTCTGGGACAGAAGCTACTCTGAAGCGAGGACCCAAACCCTGGAAATGGATAACCGAGGGATATGGTCACCCTCTGAACAG GGCCCTGAGGATCCTCAAACAAGCTTGCAAAACAGTGCTGCCTGA